From the genome of Blautia pseudococcoides, one region includes:
- a CDS encoding GNAT family N-acetyltransferase, giving the protein MEIQTYIEADREEIIALVLHCQNDGTRPLVSVDDQPELLHIREKYLDNGGNFWVAKEQGKVAGSIGLMMYSSGLAILKKFFVYEPYRGKPHHLGRQLYETLLSFAKENGVKKIILDTPRNTDRAHQFYEKAGFHKISKDQLPVDYDYPYEDSDFFSIMI; this is encoded by the coding sequence ATGGAAATTCAAACATATATCGAAGCGGATCGTGAAGAAATCATTGCGCTTGTCCTGCATTGTCAAAATGACGGTACACGCCCTCTTGTATCCGTAGACGATCAGCCAGAACTGTTACATATCAGAGAAAAATATTTGGATAATGGCGGGAATTTCTGGGTTGCAAAGGAGCAGGGGAAAGTAGCTGGATCCATCGGTCTAATGATGTACAGCAGCGGCCTTGCTATTCTGAAGAAGTTTTTCGTTTATGAACCCTACCGCGGAAAACCGCACCATTTAGGACGGCAATTATATGAAACGCTTTTGAGCTTTGCAAAAGAGAATGGCGTGAAAAAGATAATTTTAGATACCCCTAGAAATACAGACAGAGCGCATCAATTTTATGAAAAAGCCGGGTTTCATAAGATTTCAAAGGACCAATTGCCAGTGGATTATGATTATCCGTATGAGGACAGCGATTTCTTTTCCATAATGATTTAG
- a CDS encoding LysR family transcriptional regulator: MEIKYLNTFKAILETGSFQKAAEYLNYAQSTITLQMQALEQELSVKLFEKIGRNMKLTQAGKELIPYIDGVIEAVQRLENHGKGNQELTGNLRVAIPETLLAYQMPQILKRFRNMAPNVTLSIHSSNCYDIRAQVMNGAVDLGVHYDIGGYGNTIVAEKLHHYEFVLIGSVELDMTDIDFITENQRKELCLLADQSSCYYKNFREYLQAKNIILESEVNLFSTEAIKQLVKENLGIAYLPHFTIEEELENNIIREIPTAIQSKWVGTVCTYHKNKWMTPAMRLFLQLLKEIETPISGSLAL; the protein is encoded by the coding sequence ATGGAGATAAAATATCTTAACACTTTTAAAGCCATACTGGAAACTGGGAGTTTTCAGAAAGCGGCTGAATATCTTAACTATGCACAATCTACCATCACCCTGCAAATGCAGGCGTTGGAGCAGGAGCTTTCTGTAAAATTGTTTGAAAAAATAGGTCGTAATATGAAGTTGACACAGGCAGGGAAAGAGCTGATTCCATATATAGATGGTGTGATTGAAGCTGTTCAGCGATTGGAAAATCATGGAAAGGGCAATCAGGAGTTGACTGGGAACTTACGCGTCGCCATACCGGAAACCCTTCTTGCTTATCAAATGCCACAGATTTTGAAGCGATTCCGAAACATGGCCCCTAATGTAACATTGTCAATACATTCTTCAAATTGCTATGATATACGGGCACAGGTGATGAATGGGGCCGTTGACCTCGGCGTCCACTATGATATTGGCGGCTACGGAAATACTATTGTAGCTGAAAAACTACACCATTACGAGTTTGTTTTGATTGGCAGTGTAGAGCTTGATATGACAGATATAGATTTTATCACAGAAAATCAACGAAAAGAACTATGTTTACTGGCCGATCAAAGCAGCTGCTATTATAAGAATTTCCGTGAATATTTACAGGCCAAAAACATTATTTTAGAAAGTGAAGTCAATCTTTTCAGTACGGAAGCAATAAAACAACTTGTAAAAGAAAATCTGGGGATTGCATATCTCCCCCATTTCACCATAGAGGAAGAATTAGAAAATAATATCATCCGGGAAATCCCCACCGCTATCCAAAGCAAATGGGTTGGGACAGTATGTACATATCATAAGAATAAATGGATGACACCTGCTATGCGTTTATTCCTACAACTTCTTAAGGAAATAGAGACTCCTATCAGTGGAAGTTTAGCATTATGA